The Hugenholtzia roseola DSM 9546 genomic sequence TCTAAAACAATACCCAATCCCAATCCCAACAAAATTAGAAAAGGCGCGGGAATTTTTGTGAATTGTAAGATAAGAAAAGTAAGCACCACAATCGCACTATTGAGATACGAAAAGGGCAGCGATTGAAAAAGCAAAATCGAGCCAGCCACTACCATACCGCTGCTTGCCGCATTGATGCCCTCTAAGGAAGCACGCACAGGGCGGTATCTTTTGAGCTGTTCCCAAAATTTTATCACAAAAAAAATCAGGAGCGCACCCGGTAAAAATACGCCAAAAGAGGAAACCAAGCCGCCTATCGAGCCGCTAAGGAAAGGATTGAGCAGGGTGCTTCGTTTCATCATGCTCACCGAGCCGATAAAAGCAACAAAGGCAAAAGAAGGACCGGGCAGAGCCTGCGCCACCGCATAGCCCGATAAAAACTCCTCTGCGGTTAGGTATTTTTTAAATTCTACAAATTCGGTAAATAAAACGGGTATCAAAACCTGCCCCCCCCCAAAAATAAGGCTGCCATTTCTATAAAAATTTTCGAAAAGAAGGATTGCTACTGAATTTGTCGCATTTCCAAAAATAGCAGCAAAAGCGAAAATTCCCAAGTATAGAAAAAGGCTACGCCACTGAATTTTGTATTTTTTCCTTTTCCTCTTTTTCTTGTTTTTTAAATTTGAAAGCCGAGATGCCGCCCGAAGCGACCAAAATCAGCGGAAAAAGCCAAGGGCTTCCTACCCAATAGGAAAGCAGTGCGGAAAGGGTCATCAGCACAAGTGCCGTTTTGGTTTTGATGACGCGAAGGGCAATTTTTAGGGCAGCATACACCATAAAACCCACTGCAATAGGTTGTATAAAGCGGGTAAAGTGCAAAGAAATATTAAATTCCTTCAAACTTGAAAAAAAAATAGCGATAAAAGTAAGGGCAAGCGTGGAGGGGAGCAGCCACACCAAAAGGGTAAGCAAAGCCAAAGAAGTGCCGCCTCTTTTGTAGCCGATAGCCGTTAGGGTTTGTGTGGAGGTAGGACCGGGCAGGATTTGGCACAAGGCATAGAGTTCCATTAGCTCTTCCTCGCTCAAATAGGCGCGTTTTTTCACCAAAATATCTAAAAAAAGGGCAATATGCGCTTGCGGTCCTCCGAAGGCGGTCAGGGTGAGCAGTAAGATGTCTTTGAGAAAGATATAATGGCGAATTTTTTTCATATCGACCGCAAATTTATACACTTATCAAACCGCACCAAACCGACTCTGCCTAAGCAAGTGCAGCTCGATGCGATTTGAGAAAGCAGGGAGGAAAGATAGCCGAAAATAAATCAAATCTATTATTTTGAGCCTATTTTTTGAGCAAGCCTAATTCTATGAGGCGTTCAGTCAGAAATTCCCCCGCTGTGGTGTCTTCGTAAAGTTTTGGATTTTGTTCATCTATACAATTAGAAAGACAAGACAAGTCCATGCTTGAACGTGGGTGCATAAAAAACGGAATCGAGTAGCGCGAGGTGTGCATCAGTTCGCGTGGCGGATTGACGACCCTATGAATGGTAGATTTGAGACGGTTGTTGGTATGGCGTGAAAGCATATCGCCTACATTGACGACCACTTGTTCGGGCAGAGCCGTAATGGGAATCCATTTTCCGTCGAGGCGCAAGACTTCTAAGCCGTCTGCACTTGCACCCATGAGCAGGGTGATGAGGTTGATGTCGCCATGTGCTGCCGCCCGCACCGAGTCGGCAGGTAGCGCGTCGGGATTTTCGATGGGAAAATAATGCAGCGGACGCAAGATGCTATTTCCGTATTTTGCTTTGTCGTCGAAATAGGTTTCATCTAATCCCAAATGCAGAGCTACTGCACGTAGGAGTTCTAAGCCTGCATTTTCTAAGGTACGAAAGGCATAAACGGTCATTTTCTCAAATTCAGGCACTTCGTCGGGGAAAATATTAGGGGTGTATTCCTGCAAGACGGGGTTTTCCGCTGCCTCTTGGGGTGTAAATTCTTGCCCGATGTGGTAAAATTCCTTTAAATCGGGTACGGCATGCCCTTTGGCAGTTTCGCGCCCTTTGCTCACGTAGCCTCTCTGCCCTGCCAATTCTATCTTTTCATATTTTTTTTTGGTAGGCTCATCTAAGGCGAAAAACTTTTGAATGGCTTGGTACAAATTCGCTTGGTTGGTGTCGTCGAGTCCGTGTCCTTTGATGGCGACAAAACCTATGTTTTCGAAGGCATTGCCTAAGGCTTTGACAAATTGCGCCTTGCGCTCGCCGCCTGCGCGGAAGTCGGCTAAATCCAGCGAGGGGATTTGGTCGTATAAAATCGTGTTCATATCGGTAGAATGGGAGAAGGTGTGAAAAAAAGGGTTCTCAAAAAAAGCCCTATCGGTTTTCCAACCAAATAGGGCTTTTTGTATCTGCCAGAAAATCGGCTTTTTTCATATCCGACTTATCCGAAAAGGCAAAAAGGCTTAGAAACGCATTTGGAAAAGGTCTGAACCCTCCCAAAGCATCGAGCCGATGAGCCAAAAGATAAAGATAGAAGGAAGCAAGATAGCAAATATCAAGACTTTGGTTTCATGGCGCAAGTGCATAAATTCGGCTACAATATAAGCCGCTTTCACCAAAGTAAGGAAGATAAAGATGAAATTGCGGAGTGAGCCAGCTTCCATCGTAAAGGCAAAGACAAACTCTATCGCCGTTACTAAGGCTAAGATGCCCGCTACCGTCCAGATTCTCTTGATATTTTTTGCACGCTGTTCGCGCGGAGAAAGAGTAGAATCGTGATGTGCCATAAAGATAGTTCGTTAGAGAAAGAAGGTAGGAATAAAGAAGGGAAACGGCGACTTAGACTAAGTAGAAGAAAGTAAAGACAAAGACCCAAACCAAATCTACAAAGTGCCAATACAAACCTACTTTTTCAACCATCTCATAGTGTCCGCGTCTTCTATACACGCCCATAACGGTATTGTAGAAGATGATAACATTCATCACCACTCCGCTAAATACGTGGAAGCCGTGAAAACCTGTAATGAAGAAGAAGAAATCAGCAAATAGCGGCGGACCGTACTGATTTTGTGTGAGGCTTGCGCCGAAATAAGTTCCAACTTCGATGGGTTGCTTCATAAATTGCTCTGTACCTGCAATAAAGTGCGCCCATTCCCAAGCCTGACAGCTAAGGAAGGCTACGCCTCCTAATACCGTCCAAAGCATCCATTTTTCTACTTCGGCTTGTTTCTCTTCGGGTGTTAATGCGTTGCTGTGTCCTGCTTCTACCGCCAAGACCATCGTTACGCTGCTAAGGATAAGAATAAAGGTCATGATACCTACAAAGACCAGCGGCGCGTCGAGGTCGTGCATCAAAGGCACAGCGTTGAAAACTTTTTCGGGGATAGGCCAGTAGCTTTGTGAAAACACAAAATCTTGGGGGCTGCCCTCGAAAGCAGGGAAGGCGAAACGCGCTACCCCATAGGCAATCAGAAAGGCAGAGAAGGTAAAGGCATCAGAGAGC encodes the following:
- a CDS encoding chromate transporter, with amino-acid sequence MGIFAFAAIFGNATNSVAILLFENFYRNGSLIFGGGQVLIPVLFTEFVEFKKYLTAEEFLSGYAVAQALPGPSFAFVAFIGSVSMMKRSTLLNPFLSGSIGGLVSSFGVFLPGALLIFFVIKFWEQLKRYRPVRASLEGINAASSGMVVAGSILLFQSLPFSYLNSAIVVLTFLILQFTKIPAPFLILLGLGLGIVLEF
- a CDS encoding chromate transporter, translating into MKKIRHYIFLKDILLLTLTAFGGPQAHIALFLDILVKKRAYLSEEELMELYALCQILPGPTSTQTLTAIGYKRGGTSLALLTLLVWLLPSTLALTFIAIFFSSLKEFNISLHFTRFIQPIAVGFMVYAALKIALRVIKTKTALVLMTLSALLSYWVGSPWLFPLILVASGGISAFKFKKQEKEEKEKIQNSVA
- a CDS encoding isopenicillin N synthase family dioxygenase, giving the protein MNTILYDQIPSLDLADFRAGGERKAQFVKALGNAFENIGFVAIKGHGLDDTNQANLYQAIQKFFALDEPTKKKYEKIELAGQRGYVSKGRETAKGHAVPDLKEFYHIGQEFTPQEAAENPVLQEYTPNIFPDEVPEFEKMTVYAFRTLENAGLELLRAVALHLGLDETYFDDKAKYGNSILRPLHYFPIENPDALPADSVRAAAHGDINLITLLMGASADGLEVLRLDGKWIPITALPEQVVVNVGDMLSRHTNNRLKSTIHRVVNPPRELMHTSRYSIPFFMHPRSSMDLSCLSNCIDEQNPKLYEDTTAGEFLTERLIELGLLKK
- a CDS encoding cytochrome C oxidase subunit IV family protein; translated protein: MAHHDSTLSPREQRAKNIKRIWTVAGILALVTAIEFVFAFTMEAGSLRNFIFIFLTLVKAAYIVAEFMHLRHETKVLIFAILLPSIFIFWLIGSMLWEGSDLFQMRF
- a CDS encoding cytochrome c oxidase subunit 3, with amino-acid sequence MANQTLAPEQESGLQQKNPWGGGIEPLKASYGKLMMWFFLLSDAFTFSAFLIAYGVARFAFPAFEGSPQDFVFSQSYWPIPEKVFNAVPLMHDLDAPLVFVGIMTFILILSSVTMVLAVEAGHSNALTPEEKQAEVEKWMLWTVLGGVAFLSCQAWEWAHFIAGTEQFMKQPIEVGTYFGASLTQNQYGPPLFADFFFFITGFHGFHVFSGVVMNVIIFYNTVMGVYRRRGHYEMVEKVGLYWHFVDLVWVFVFTFFYLV